From a region of the Haloferax volcanii DS2 genome:
- a CDS encoding VOC family protein has product MDRTIDHVAFGGTELYELRAAANEVGLTPTYGGEHGTGTTHMAVVPFPDGSYLELIAPTLGTDATDAGFWPDYLAADVGPAAWCLETDDAASVKTAIDAGLPVDGPHEASRARPDGRLVEWDMCFEGSDQRLPFFIHDRTPRGYRVPEAAPNASLRGLQTVVVATRDREATAALFARRHRYPSPVDINGPFPEFATLPGTPLALCEPGDGALDARIDEVGEGPCAFLVGVTDPDRARTALSLGPEIRYSDRRMAWFDHDLFDGRLGAVELS; this is encoded by the coding sequence ATGGACCGAACCATCGACCACGTCGCGTTCGGTGGGACCGAACTGTACGAACTCCGGGCGGCCGCGAACGAGGTCGGACTGACGCCGACGTACGGCGGCGAACACGGGACCGGGACGACCCACATGGCCGTCGTGCCGTTCCCCGACGGGTCGTACCTCGAACTCATCGCGCCGACGCTCGGGACCGACGCCACGGACGCCGGCTTCTGGCCCGACTATCTCGCTGCCGACGTCGGCCCCGCGGCGTGGTGTCTGGAGACCGACGACGCCGCCAGCGTCAAGACCGCCATCGACGCCGGCCTCCCCGTCGACGGCCCCCACGAGGCCTCTCGCGCCCGACCGGACGGCCGCCTCGTCGAGTGGGACATGTGTTTCGAGGGGTCGGACCAGCGACTCCCCTTTTTCATTCACGACCGCACTCCGCGGGGCTACCGCGTCCCGGAGGCCGCGCCGAACGCGTCGCTTCGCGGCCTCCAGACCGTCGTCGTCGCCACCCGCGACCGCGAGGCGACCGCGGCGCTGTTCGCCCGGCGACACCGGTACCCCTCTCCGGTCGATATCAACGGCCCGTTTCCCGAGTTCGCCACGCTTCCGGGCACGCCGCTCGCCCTGTGCGAACCCGGCGACGGCGCGCTCGACGCGCGCATCGACGAGGTCGGTGAGGGGCCGTGTGCGTTCCTCGTCGGCGTCACCGACCCCGACCGCGCGCGCACCGCGCTGTCGCTCGGTCCCGAGATTCGATACAGCGACCGGCGCATGGCGTGGTTCGACCACGACCTGTTCGACGGTCGGTTAGGCGCGGTCGAACTGTCCTGA
- a CDS encoding ABC transporter permease: protein MVDMILVVGEIVSRIRTFLSHGIFAVVAVYAVVTLAFVVIALTPDPGEAALAHSLVRQGRGDQLEAKLRAYRAARNLDVPVTTRYARWLVDITVLDWGRSFATGRSVLSMVREGLAYTLSYVVPGVVVGTAGGIWAGLSTARDSASNAGRGLSVLSYAAFGVPSFWLAAVFFVTVAPKLSWFPDRLPTTGPFSPEVLLFLAPAAVIVAVNVFAGQLRYARTKGSEYFQSDFVRQHRAVGVSRRKVMWYVLRVAAVPLLAVSLADLIAILVVNVFVVEYVFNVPGVGFLTYQAVLDRDMPVVLGMTMVVALAGIGANFLQEVANTLLDPRIGDGGGAP, encoded by the coding sequence ATGGTAGACATGATTCTTGTCGTGGGTGAGATTGTGTCCCGCATTCGCACCTTCCTCTCGCACGGTATTTTCGCCGTCGTCGCGGTCTACGCGGTGGTGACGCTCGCATTCGTCGTCATCGCGCTCACCCCGGACCCCGGCGAGGCCGCGCTCGCGCACAGCCTCGTCCGACAGGGCCGCGGCGACCAACTCGAAGCGAAACTCCGCGCCTACCGCGCCGCCCGTAACCTCGACGTACCCGTCACGACACGGTACGCGCGCTGGCTGGTCGATATCACCGTCCTCGACTGGGGGCGTTCGTTCGCGACCGGGCGCTCGGTGCTGTCGATGGTCCGCGAAGGGCTGGCGTACACGCTCTCGTACGTCGTCCCCGGCGTCGTCGTCGGCACGGCCGGCGGCATCTGGGCCGGCCTGTCGACCGCCCGCGACTCGGCGTCGAACGCCGGCCGCGGCCTATCGGTCCTCTCGTACGCCGCCTTCGGCGTCCCGAGTTTCTGGCTGGCGGCCGTCTTCTTCGTCACCGTCGCTCCGAAGCTCTCGTGGTTCCCCGACCGCCTGCCGACGACCGGTCCCTTCTCTCCCGAGGTACTGTTGTTCCTCGCCCCCGCGGCCGTCATCGTCGCGGTGAACGTCTTCGCCGGCCAACTCCGGTACGCCCGGACGAAGGGAAGCGAGTACTTCCAGTCCGACTTCGTGCGACAGCACCGCGCCGTCGGCGTGAGTCGCCGGAAAGTCATGTGGTACGTCCTCCGGGTAGCCGCGGTCCCGCTGCTCGCGGTGTCGCTCGCGGACCTCATCGCCATTCTCGTCGTCAACGTGTTCGTCGTCGAGTACGTGTTCAACGTCCCCGGCGTCGGTTTCCTCACCTATCAGGCCGTCCTCGACCGCGACATGCCCGTGGTCCTCGGGATGACGATGGTCGTCGCGCTCGCGGGCATCGGTGCCAACTTCCTCCAAGAAGTCGCGAACACGCTCCTCGACCCGCGAATCGGCGACGGCGGGGGCGCGCCATGA
- a CDS encoding zinc-dependent metalloprotease, protein MNLFRSVRAVADASATGSGTIDWDAVAEAAKSATDPGSLDLTDAERAGYAADVRDARDRLAAVAEVEFDVPEVVEVQNRHHWIDANVATFRRVMVPFEEHGPTVLPGFTRAVNTGSFAFVLSFLGNNVLGQYDPLLLADGDDDHGLYFVHPNIRRVADSLDVDYPRFRRWIAFHEVSHAAEFGAAPWLSTHLESRMQRGVDALVDGGLDRDAFRELDTTMTAVEGYAELLMDRAFDDDYEDLRRKLDERRQGGGPVAKLARRLLGLGLKRRQYERGARFFEHVADERGVAAASRVWDHPENLPTDAELDAPERWVARVSP, encoded by the coding sequence ATGAACCTCTTTCGGAGCGTCAGAGCGGTCGCGGACGCTTCGGCAACCGGCTCCGGAACCATCGACTGGGACGCCGTCGCCGAGGCCGCGAAGTCCGCGACCGACCCCGGTTCGCTCGACCTCACGGACGCCGAGCGCGCGGGCTACGCGGCAGACGTTCGCGACGCGCGCGACCGCCTCGCGGCCGTCGCCGAGGTGGAGTTCGACGTGCCCGAGGTCGTCGAAGTCCAGAACCGACACCACTGGATAGACGCGAACGTGGCGACGTTCCGCCGGGTGATGGTCCCGTTCGAGGAACACGGCCCCACCGTGCTCCCCGGGTTCACGCGCGCCGTCAACACCGGGTCGTTCGCCTTCGTCCTCTCGTTTCTCGGCAACAACGTCCTCGGCCAGTACGACCCGCTGCTCCTCGCCGACGGCGACGACGACCACGGACTGTACTTCGTCCACCCGAACATCCGCCGGGTCGCCGACAGCCTCGACGTGGACTACCCGCGGTTCCGCCGCTGGATTGCCTTCCACGAGGTGTCGCACGCCGCGGAGTTCGGTGCGGCCCCGTGGCTCTCGACGCATCTCGAATCGCGGATGCAACGCGGGGTCGACGCCCTCGTCGACGGCGGCCTCGACCGCGACGCCTTCCGCGAACTCGACACGACGATGACCGCCGTCGAGGGCTACGCGGAACTGCTGATGGACCGGGCGTTCGACGACGACTACGAGGACCTCCGCCGGAAGCTCGACGAGCGTCGGCAGGGCGGCGGCCCGGTCGCCAAACTCGCGCGTCGGCTCCTCGGACTCGGCCTCAAGCGCCGGCAGTACGAACGCGGCGCTCGCTTCTTCGAGCACGTCGCCGACGAGCGCGGCGTCGCCGCCGCGTCGCGGGTGTGGGACCATCCGGAGAACTTACCGACCGACGCGGAACTGGACGCGCCCGAGCGATGGGTCGCCCGGGTGTCGCCCTGA
- a CDS encoding AAA domain-containing protein, whose protein sequence is MNLRGPLVEVGEPRDVETKYGERSLAEVTLRPERGTGEPVTVTLWGKWTHAAEHAEPGMDILVTDAEESEYRGETTYSTGSESFVVVEPDFLVDVTDVRSWVQCSRMYYLNKLSGIPLNYPVVKGTIVHDVFGDLLRGRDLDSSIDERIDERGLELGLLGREVDEVADEVRRNAAAIEGWLSQGVLTDEDEWRSEYTLISPTFGIKGRADALRRGSPVELKTGKNLNRDPRFQDKIQAASYALILEERGFPVDTGTLLYTKNTTLDRTEESGDLSPAKDFSIGRGLLEFVVRTRNEIAAMEHDVSVPTGYEVNSKCEYCFEKDTCMVVSGRLDQESKAGAVGKPVPEDERDYFDRFYRAVEEERRSVHKEYRKLWDQSAEERADDDRALIGLEPIGQTERPDGTWELRAKQTDDAVSKLRAGDVALASDGHPVEGHAELARIVELGDEVVVTTDEPVPLRRLDVYPSELTVDRLLTALHDAVLKGSPDRKDVLFGRRDPDFSDRSAGRTFIDNNDAQDDAVRLAVDADDLALIHGPPGTGKTHTIARTIRALVEDGNRVLLSAFTNRAVDNALEALRDQGFENIVRVGTESGVREDMQDVRLSRSGDPNALAAALRNAPVVAATTASCGSRVMREQSFDAALVDEASQITEPGTLAAVNLADRFVLVGDHKQLPPVVRAENDLQTSLFQRLIETYPDASVMLDRQYRMSQRIQAFASREFYDGALRPATGAVAAQHLRDLGVDTADLPAELADQVAFVDPDGRRVGNTNPTEADRVAEVVAAYEAAGVDADDIGVIAPFRAQVAEISRRTDATVDTVDRFQGSSKEVIVVSFVATGELDGPLFEDHRRINVALTRAKKALCLVGDADALESDPFYDRMLAWARR, encoded by the coding sequence GTGAACCTTCGCGGTCCGCTCGTCGAGGTCGGCGAGCCGCGCGACGTCGAAACGAAGTACGGCGAGCGCTCGCTGGCGGAGGTGACGCTCCGCCCCGAGCGCGGGACCGGAGAGCCAGTCACCGTCACCCTCTGGGGGAAGTGGACCCACGCCGCCGAACACGCCGAGCCGGGCATGGACATCCTCGTCACCGACGCCGAGGAGTCGGAGTACCGCGGCGAGACGACGTACTCGACGGGCTCCGAGTCGTTCGTCGTCGTCGAACCCGACTTCCTCGTCGACGTGACCGACGTCCGCTCGTGGGTGCAGTGCTCGCGGATGTACTACCTGAACAAGCTCTCGGGCATCCCGCTGAACTACCCGGTGGTGAAGGGGACCATCGTCCACGACGTGTTCGGCGACCTCCTCCGCGGCCGCGACCTCGACTCGTCCATCGACGAGCGCATCGACGAGCGCGGCCTCGAACTCGGCCTGCTCGGCCGCGAGGTAGACGAAGTCGCGGACGAGGTGCGCCGCAACGCCGCCGCCATCGAGGGGTGGCTCTCGCAGGGCGTCCTCACCGACGAAGACGAGTGGCGCTCGGAGTACACCCTCATCTCACCGACGTTCGGCATCAAAGGCCGCGCCGACGCCCTCCGCCGGGGGTCGCCCGTCGAACTCAAGACCGGCAAGAACCTCAACCGCGACCCGCGGTTTCAGGACAAGATTCAGGCCGCCTCCTACGCGCTCATCCTCGAAGAGCGGGGCTTCCCGGTCGACACGGGGACGCTCCTCTACACGAAGAACACGACGCTCGACCGCACCGAGGAGTCCGGCGACCTCTCGCCGGCGAAGGACTTCTCCATCGGCCGCGGCCTGCTCGAATTCGTCGTCCGCACCCGCAACGAAATCGCGGCGATGGAACACGACGTGTCGGTGCCGACCGGCTACGAGGTGAACTCAAAGTGCGAGTACTGCTTCGAGAAAGACACCTGCATGGTCGTCTCCGGCAGGCTCGACCAGGAGTCGAAAGCCGGCGCAGTCGGGAAGCCGGTCCCCGAGGACGAACGCGACTACTTCGACCGCTTCTACCGCGCCGTCGAAGAGGAGCGCCGGTCGGTCCACAAGGAGTATCGAAAGCTCTGGGACCAGAGCGCCGAGGAGCGCGCCGACGACGACCGGGCGCTCATCGGCCTCGAACCCATCGGCCAGACCGAGCGCCCCGACGGCACGTGGGAACTCCGGGCGAAGCAGACCGACGACGCGGTGTCGAAGCTCCGCGCCGGCGACGTGGCGCTCGCCAGCGACGGCCACCCCGTCGAGGGGCACGCCGAACTCGCGCGCATCGTCGAACTCGGCGACGAGGTGGTCGTCACGACCGACGAACCCGTGCCGCTCCGCCGCCTCGACGTGTACCCGTCCGAACTCACCGTCGACCGCCTGCTCACCGCCCTCCACGACGCGGTGCTCAAGGGCTCGCCCGACCGCAAGGACGTGCTGTTCGGCCGCCGCGACCCCGACTTTTCGGACCGCTCTGCGGGCCGCACGTTCATCGACAACAACGACGCCCAAGACGACGCGGTGCGCCTCGCGGTCGACGCCGACGACCTCGCGCTCATCCACGGGCCGCCGGGGACGGGCAAGACCCACACCATCGCCCGGACCATCCGCGCGCTCGTCGAGGACGGCAACCGCGTCCTGCTGTCGGCCTTCACGAACCGCGCGGTCGACAACGCGCTCGAAGCCCTGCGCGACCAGGGATTCGAGAATATCGTCCGCGTCGGCACCGAATCGGGCGTCCGAGAGGACATGCAGGACGTGCGCCTCTCCCGGAGCGGCGACCCGAACGCGCTCGCCGCCGCCCTCCGTAACGCGCCGGTCGTCGCCGCGACCACCGCCTCCTGCGGGTCGCGCGTGATGCGCGAGCAGTCGTTCGACGCGGCGCTCGTCGACGAGGCGTCGCAGATAACCGAACCGGGGACGCTCGCCGCGGTCAACCTCGCAGACCGGTTCGTCCTCGTCGGCGACCACAAACAGCTTCCGCCGGTCGTCCGCGCCGAAAACGACCTCCAGACATCGCTGTTCCAGCGACTCATCGAGACGTACCCCGACGCCTCGGTCATGCTCGACCGCCAGTACCGCATGTCCCAGCGGATTCAGGCCTTTGCCTCGAGGGAGTTCTACGACGGCGCGCTCCGCCCGGCGACGGGCGCGGTCGCCGCCCAGCACCTCCGAGACCTCGGCGTCGACACCGCGGACCTCCCCGCCGAACTCGCGGACCAAGTCGCCTTCGTCGACCCGGACGGCCGGCGCGTCGGCAACACCAACCCCACGGAGGCCGACCGCGTGGCCGAGGTCGTCGCCGCCTACGAGGCCGCCGGCGTCGACGCCGACGACATCGGCGTCATCGCTCCGTTCCGGGCGCAGGTCGCGGAAATCTCCCGCCGAACCGACGCCACCGTCGACACGGTCGACCGATTCCAGGGCTCCTCGAAGGAGGTCATCGTCGTCTCGTTCGTCGCCACCGGCGAGTTGGACGGCCCGCTGTTCGAGGACCACCGCCGCATCAACGTCGCGCTGACGCGGGCGAAGAAGGCGCTGTGTCTCGTCGGTGACGCCGACGCGCTCGAATCCGACCCGTTCTACGACCGGATGCTCGCGTGGGCGCGGCGGTAG
- a CDS encoding ATP-dependent helicase produces the protein MTRRGRSLLASRGGDYEFDPESVTVADEDVLDLLEPAVQEWWVDRFGEFVPGNGGFFTPPQRGAIPRIHDGDNALICAPTGSGKTLASFTAIINELFRRERESPDGLDNSVYCLYVSPLKSLANDIHRNLTEPLSGIADIAADRGGTVDIRHAIRHGDTSSADRQKMLSETPHILNTTPETLAILLNSPKFKEKLRTVEYVVVDEIHSLAENKRGTHLSVSLERLEDLATSSPTRIGCSATVEPLDTVAEFLVGREDGEPRDYELVDTRFVRDFDVRLECPTDDLIRTPRSEVQSRFYDRLHDLVASHTNTLVFTNTRSGAERVLHNLREGFDDIDESNSGCHHGSLSKERRQEIESKLKAGELRVVTTSTSLELGIDMPHIDLVVQVGSPKSVAALLQRVGRAGHQLGQTVEGRVIALDRDELVECAVMLSKAESGFVDRVFIPENAFDVAAQQVYGMAINAIRPESELRETLRRAYPYRNFSDDDFERLFRYLTADYDGLEDKNVYAKIWRDTNDPPDGEHHYEGYPVGEPLIGKRGRMARVIYMTNIGTIPDSFTCDVLVRGADQWVGTLDEGYLDTLEKGDVFVLGGDHFAYRYRRGSKVYVDRTSQRPTVPSWFSERLPLSYDLGRELAAFQADLVDRLDAGGAPAVRSWLREFPLDENSVRAVTRMFDEQVRYAGPESVATPDRLVVETELDREAYRRQFYVHCTYGRRFNDGLSRLLAYHAARRTNANVQVAVADNGFSLSMPLNRKVDLVGVLRDLDPEAVEADLRAALDGTDLLKRYFRIDATRSLMILKRYKGYEKSAAQQQVSSEMLLSFAQDLDEFAVMEETYREILEDKLNLAAIEDAIAAIRAGDVDVVGQQVSSPTPRAFGLATLTASDVVLAEDESAALREFHERVKAEINDGESDLGIDVE, from the coding sequence ATGACCCGGCGCGGCCGCTCGCTTCTCGCGTCGAGAGGCGGCGACTACGAGTTCGACCCCGAGTCGGTGACGGTCGCCGACGAGGACGTACTCGACCTGTTGGAGCCCGCCGTCCAGGAGTGGTGGGTCGACCGGTTCGGGGAGTTCGTCCCCGGCAACGGCGGCTTTTTCACTCCACCCCAGCGCGGAGCCATCCCGCGCATCCACGACGGCGACAACGCCCTCATCTGCGCGCCGACGGGGTCGGGCAAGACGCTCGCCTCCTTCACGGCCATCATCAACGAGCTGTTCCGCCGGGAGCGCGAATCCCCCGACGGCCTCGACAACTCGGTGTACTGCCTCTACGTCTCGCCGCTGAAGTCGCTCGCCAACGACATCCACCGGAACCTGACCGAGCCGCTGTCGGGCATCGCCGACATCGCCGCCGACCGCGGCGGGACCGTGGACATCAGACACGCCATCCGGCACGGCGACACCTCCTCGGCGGACCGCCAGAAGATGCTCTCGGAGACGCCGCACATCCTCAACACGACGCCCGAGACGCTGGCGATTCTGCTCAACTCACCGAAGTTCAAAGAGAAGCTCCGAACCGTCGAGTACGTCGTCGTCGACGAGATTCACAGCCTCGCGGAGAACAAACGCGGCACCCACCTGTCGGTGTCGCTGGAGCGACTGGAGGACCTCGCCACGTCGTCGCCGACGCGCATCGGCTGTTCGGCCACCGTCGAACCGCTCGACACGGTCGCGGAGTTTCTCGTCGGCCGCGAGGACGGCGAGCCCCGCGACTACGAACTCGTGGACACGCGGTTCGTCCGCGACTTCGACGTGCGACTGGAGTGTCCGACAGACGACCTGATTCGGACGCCCCGAAGCGAGGTCCAGAGCCGGTTTTACGACCGCCTGCACGACCTCGTCGCCTCGCACACGAACACGCTCGTGTTCACCAACACGCGGTCGGGCGCGGAGCGCGTCCTCCACAACCTCCGCGAAGGGTTCGACGACATCGACGAGTCGAACTCCGGCTGTCACCACGGGAGCCTCTCGAAAGAGCGCAGACAGGAGATAGAATCGAAGCTGAAGGCGGGCGAGTTACGCGTCGTCACCACCTCCACGAGCCTCGAACTCGGCATCGACATGCCCCACATCGACCTCGTGGTGCAGGTCGGCTCGCCCAAGTCGGTCGCCGCGCTCCTCCAGCGGGTCGGCCGCGCGGGCCACCAGCTCGGCCAGACGGTCGAGGGTCGCGTCATCGCTCTCGACAGAGACGAACTCGTCGAGTGCGCGGTGATGCTCTCGAAGGCCGAGTCGGGCTTCGTCGACCGGGTGTTCATCCCCGAGAACGCCTTCGACGTGGCCGCCCAGCAGGTGTACGGGATGGCAATCAACGCGATTCGCCCCGAGTCGGAACTCCGCGAGACGCTCCGGCGGGCCTACCCGTACCGGAACTTCTCGGACGACGACTTCGAGCGCCTGTTCCGCTATCTCACCGCCGACTACGACGGCCTCGAAGACAAGAACGTCTACGCGAAAATCTGGCGGGACACCAACGACCCGCCGGACGGCGAACACCACTACGAGGGGTACCCCGTGGGCGAACCCCTCATCGGCAAACGCGGCCGGATGGCCCGCGTCATCTACATGACCAACATCGGCACGATTCCCGACTCCTTCACCTGCGACGTGCTGGTCCGCGGGGCCGACCAGTGGGTCGGCACGCTCGACGAGGGCTACCTCGACACGCTGGAGAAAGGCGACGTGTTCGTCCTCGGCGGCGACCACTTCGCCTACCGCTACCGCCGCGGGTCGAAGGTGTACGTGGACCGCACCTCACAGCGGCCGACGGTCCCCTCGTGGTTCTCCGAGCGCCTGCCGCTTTCGTACGACCTCGGCCGCGAACTCGCGGCGTTTCAGGCCGACCTCGTCGACCGACTCGACGCCGGCGGCGCGCCCGCCGTCAGGTCGTGGCTCCGGGAGTTCCCGCTCGACGAGAACAGCGTCCGCGCCGTCACCCGGATGTTCGACGAGCAGGTCAGATACGCCGGCCCCGAGAGCGTGGCGACGCCCGACAGGCTCGTCGTGGAGACCGAACTCGACCGCGAGGCCTACCGCCGACAGTTCTACGTCCACTGCACCTACGGCCGGCGGTTCAACGACGGCCTCTCGCGGCTCCTCGCGTACCACGCGGCCCGCCGGACGAACGCGAACGTGCAGGTCGCCGTCGCCGACAACGGCTTCTCGCTGTCGATGCCGCTCAACCGCAAAGTCGACCTCGTGGGCGTCCTCCGCGACCTCGACCCCGAGGCAGTCGAAGCCGACCTCCGGGCCGCCCTCGACGGGACCGACCTCCTGAAGCGCTACTTCCGCATCGACGCGACGCGCTCGCTCATGATTCTCAAGCGCTACAAGGGCTACGAGAAGTCCGCCGCCCAACAGCAGGTCTCCTCCGAGATGCTGCTGTCGTTCGCGCAGGACCTCGACGAGTTCGCCGTGATGGAGGAGACCTACCGCGAGATTCTCGAAGACAAACTGAACCTCGCCGCCATCGAGGACGCGATAGCGGCGATTCGGGCGGGCGACGTGGACGTGGTCGGCCAGCAGGTCTCGTCGCCGACGCCGCGGGCGTTCGGGCTCGCCACGCTGACCGCGAGCGACGTGGTTCTCGCCGAAGACGAGAGCGCGGCGCTCCGGGAGTTCCACGAGCGCGTCAAGGCCGAAATCAACGACGGCGAATCCGACCTCGGCATCGACGTGGAGTGA
- a CDS encoding MBL fold metallo-hydrolase → MSKLLHQLTVGELADRVDAGESFTVVDTRPPESFESWHIEGAVNVPFHPVDGLGGDWDWDRVGDLVREGPVVAICGKGLSSTSFGFGLAERGYDDVEVVKGGMEDWSKLYEVVELDTGDDDLFVAQVQRRAKGCLGYVVGSRSAREAVVVDATRQIHEFELVAADAGMTVAGVLDTHVHADHVSGGRALADRLDVPYYLGAEATDRDVAHEFTALDDGETLAVGDYDIEAMHAPGHTSDMTNYLVDGRFLLTGDTLFVESVGRTELQFGDSDAATGAELLYETLHDTLLSLPDETRVLPGHVSVGADGRYGVAAPGELVSAPLGDLREGLDLLSMDVSAFVARVTEDTPEKPANYERVIDINTGRASVGGEEEATELELGPNNCAA, encoded by the coding sequence ATGAGCAAACTCCTTCACCAGCTCACCGTGGGCGAACTCGCAGACAGGGTGGACGCGGGAGAGTCGTTCACCGTGGTCGACACGCGGCCGCCCGAGAGCTTCGAGTCGTGGCACATCGAGGGCGCGGTCAACGTCCCTTTCCACCCCGTCGACGGGCTCGGCGGCGACTGGGACTGGGACCGCGTCGGCGACCTCGTCCGTGAGGGGCCGGTCGTCGCCATCTGCGGGAAAGGGCTGTCTTCGACGTCATTCGGGTTCGGACTGGCCGAACGCGGCTACGACGACGTGGAGGTCGTCAAAGGCGGCATGGAAGACTGGAGCAAGCTGTACGAGGTAGTCGAACTCGACACCGGCGACGACGATCTGTTCGTCGCGCAGGTCCAGCGCCGCGCAAAGGGCTGTCTCGGCTACGTCGTCGGCTCGCGGTCGGCCCGCGAGGCGGTCGTCGTGGACGCCACCCGGCAGATTCACGAGTTCGAACTCGTCGCCGCCGACGCCGGGATGACGGTCGCTGGTGTGCTCGACACGCACGTCCACGCCGACCACGTCTCCGGGGGGCGGGCGCTCGCCGACCGCCTCGACGTGCCGTACTACCTCGGGGCGGAGGCGACCGACCGCGACGTGGCCCACGAGTTCACCGCGCTGGACGACGGCGAGACGCTGGCCGTCGGCGACTACGATATCGAGGCGATGCACGCGCCGGGGCACACCTCGGACATGACGAACTACCTCGTCGACGGCCGGTTCCTCCTCACCGGCGACACGCTGTTCGTCGAGTCGGTCGGCCGGACGGAACTCCAGTTCGGTGATTCGGACGCCGCGACGGGGGCGGAACTCCTCTACGAGACGCTTCACGACACGCTGTTGTCGCTGCCCGACGAGACGCGCGTCCTCCCCGGCCACGTCTCCGTCGGGGCGGACGGGCGCTACGGCGTCGCCGCGCCGGGCGAACTCGTGAGCGCGCCGCTCGGCGACCTGCGCGAGGGACTCGACTTGCTGTCGATGGACGTGTCGGCGTTCGTCGCCCGCGTCACCGAGGACACGCCCGAGAAGCCCGCGAACTACGAGCGCGTCATCGACATCAACACCGGGCGGGCCTCGGTCGGCGGCGAGGAGGAGGCGACCGAACTCGAACTCGGACCGAACAACTGCGCCGCCTGA
- a CDS encoding ABC transporter permease: MSDTATGSATRGRTESRDLMPVVVAVGLLAFAALAWYSSALDPLPFVGDLRRIDLLFVPALFLLCAYGVAPLVAEPKRAKPMVNHARERPLVAFSLLWVGLFVVVGLVAPAFIDLSYDLDATNQPPVYATVASTFTDDCLGTLAAGRCSGTWAHPLGTTGIGRDVLTLVLFGMREALTFATIVAALIVPVATTVGVVAGYRGGLTDSLLMRVVDVQQTLPAFVIYVIASFLAGESQFLLVAVFGLTSWGSVARIVRNETVHLKASDSVTAATVVGAGTLHVLRRHILPKLSGPIATAVTRQIPTLLLVEAALSYMELTVVTSGSWGRTIKTGMAEFPRAWWISAAPVVALCVTVVAFSVLGDSLRTVVDPRLDD, translated from the coding sequence ATGAGCGACACCGCCACCGGGAGCGCGACCCGCGGCCGCACCGAGAGCCGCGACCTGATGCCGGTCGTCGTCGCCGTCGGCCTGCTCGCGTTCGCGGCGCTGGCGTGGTACTCGTCCGCGTTGGACCCCCTGCCGTTCGTCGGCGACCTCCGCCGCATCGACCTGCTTTTCGTCCCCGCGTTGTTCCTCCTGTGCGCCTACGGCGTCGCCCCGCTCGTCGCCGAGCCCAAGCGGGCGAAGCCCATGGTGAACCACGCGCGAGAGCGACCGTTGGTTGCGTTCAGCCTGCTGTGGGTCGGCCTGTTCGTCGTCGTCGGACTGGTCGCGCCCGCGTTCATCGACCTGTCGTACGACCTCGACGCGACCAACCAACCGCCCGTGTACGCGACGGTCGCGAGCACGTTCACCGACGACTGCCTCGGCACCCTCGCGGCCGGCCGGTGTTCCGGGACGTGGGCCCACCCCCTCGGAACGACCGGCATCGGCCGCGACGTGCTGACGCTCGTCCTGTTCGGGATGCGCGAGGCGCTGACGTTCGCGACCATCGTCGCGGCACTCATCGTCCCCGTCGCCACGACCGTCGGCGTCGTCGCGGGCTACCGAGGCGGGCTGACCGACAGCCTCCTGATGCGCGTCGTGGACGTACAGCAGACGCTCCCCGCGTTCGTCATCTACGTCATCGCCAGCTTCCTCGCCGGCGAGAGCCAGTTCCTCCTCGTCGCCGTCTTCGGCCTGACGAGTTGGGGGAGCGTCGCGCGCATCGTCCGCAACGAGACGGTCCACCTGAAGGCGAGCGACAGCGTCACCGCGGCCACCGTCGTCGGCGCGGGCACGCTCCACGTTCTCCGGCGACACATCCTGCCGAAGCTCTCCGGACCCATCGCCACCGCCGTCACGCGACAGATTCCGACGCTCCTGCTCGTAGAGGCGGCGCTGTCGTACATGGAACTGACCGTCGTCACCTCCGGGTCGTGGGGGCGGACGATTAAGACCGGGATGGCCGAGTTCCCGCGGGCGTGGTGGATATCCGCCGCTCCGGTCGTCGCGCTCTGCGTGACGGTCGTCGCGTTCAGCGTCCTCGGCGACAGCCTCCGAACCGTCGTGGACCCGCGACTCGACGACTGA